In Bacteroidales bacterium, a genomic segment contains:
- the kduI gene encoding 5-dehydro-4-deoxy-D-glucuronate isomerase translates to MSVKYEIRHASHPADAKSYDTQRLRKEHLIEHVFVKDEINLVYSMYDRYIVGGAFPVSKAIRLETIEPLKAPNFLHRRELGMINVGGPGKVKVGNEEYMIGHKEALYVGSGDHEVTFSSESASQPAKFYINSAPAHKSLPTRKVTLADAVVADMGALETSNARRINKLLVREVLETCQLQMGMTELQPGSVWNTMSPHTHLRRMEAYFYFEVPDKQAVCHFMGEIDETRHIWMKNEQAVISPSWSIHSGAGTSNYTFIWGMAGENMDYGDMDTVQPDELK, encoded by the coding sequence ATGAGTGTAAAATATGAAATCCGGCATGCTTCTCATCCGGCAGATGCAAAAAGTTATGATACACAAAGACTCCGGAAAGAACATTTAATTGAACATGTTTTTGTAAAAGATGAAATTAACCTGGTATATTCTATGTATGACAGGTATATTGTTGGCGGAGCATTTCCGGTAAGTAAAGCGATCAGGCTGGAAACCATCGAGCCGTTAAAAGCACCTAATTTTTTACATCGCCGGGAGTTGGGGATGATCAATGTCGGTGGCCCCGGAAAAGTGAAAGTCGGGAATGAAGAATATATGATCGGACATAAAGAAGCGCTTTATGTGGGCAGTGGTGATCATGAAGTGACTTTTTCCAGTGAATCAGCCTCCCAGCCGGCTAAATTTTACATTAATTCTGCGCCTGCACACAAATCTCTTCCTACACGGAAGGTGACACTGGCCGATGCTGTAGTGGCGGATATGGGCGCTTTAGAAACATCTAATGCCCGTAGGATCAATAAATTATTGGTGCGCGAGGTGCTGGAAACCTGTCAGCTTCAGATGGGGATGACGGAATTGCAACCGGGGAGCGTTTGGAATACCATGTCTCCTCATACCCATTTGCGCCGTATGGAAGCTTATTTTTATTTTGAAGTTCCGGATAAACAGGCTGTTTGTCACTTTATGGGTGAGATTGACGAAACACGTCATATTTGGATGAAAAATGAACAGGCAGTCATTTCTCCTTCCTGGTCCATTCATTCCGGTGCAGGAACCAGCAATTATACATTTATCTGGGGAATGGCCGGTGAAAATATGGATTATGGAGATATGGACACTGTCCAACCGGATGAATTAAAATAG
- a CDS encoding TetR/AcrR family transcriptional regulator — translation MEKDRSTEEKIKQAARKIFHQKGYAAARTRDIAEEAGINLALLNYYFRSKEKLFEMVMAESLKEMLHPVMVILNDPATSLSSKIDQVMDAYVDILSGNPNLPIFILGEMKAHPERLPQRMGLENSFMKQTVFYFQLDSHLKKINLDEADPMQYMVNMLSLIVFPFVASPLLRTIGGLSDDDFQQMVEERRVCVPVWVKNMIQLTD, via the coding sequence ATGGAAAAAGATAGAAGCACTGAAGAAAAGATCAAACAGGCGGCACGGAAGATCTTTCACCAGAAAGGTTATGCGGCGGCACGTACGCGGGATATCGCCGAAGAGGCCGGTATCAATCTCGCGTTGCTTAATTATTACTTCCGTAGTAAGGAGAAGTTGTTTGAGATGGTAATGGCCGAAAGCCTGAAAGAAATGCTTCATCCTGTGATGGTGATCCTGAATGATCCAGCGACCTCATTGTCATCGAAAATTGATCAGGTGATGGATGCATATGTCGATATTCTTTCGGGAAATCCGAATCTTCCCATATTTATTTTAGGTGAAATGAAAGCACATCCTGAAAGACTTCCCCAAAGAATGGGATTAGAAAATTCGTTCATGAAGCAGACGGTGTTTTATTTTCAATTGGACAGTCATCTGAAAAAGATAAACCTGGACGAAGCCGATCCTATGCAGTATATGGTCAATATGTTATCCCTCATCGTATTTCCTTTTGTTGCATCGCCTTTGTTGAGAACGATCGGAGGATTGAGTGATGATGATTTTCAGCAAATGGTGGAAGAACGGAGGGTATGTGTTCCGGTATGGGTAAAAAATATGATACAGTTAACAGATTAA
- a CDS encoding TolC family protein — MKKIVLHIFLLLVSQLSWAQKSITIDECWQKARENYPLIRQHGLVDLSERYTVSNIGKIWLPQISVNAQASYQSDVVHLPVDIPGMDIPVIDKDQYKVTVDLSQTIWDGGTTRSEKKITRASHEVDKQQIEVSLYTVRERIDQLFFGILTIDEQLKQLDILNADLDASMKVVTAYLQNGTATSSDVDAVRVELLNTEQRRTELISSRKAYAGMLSAMINETVGEDMELVKPVETSIQYSSSIRRPEMLLYASQGELFQAQEHMINVKNMPRFSLFLQGGYGKPGLNMLANEFDFFYIGGIRFSWNFGNLYSSRNDRNLISFRKNMILAQQETFVFNTNLKLTQVYHEIQKAKELMERDDEIILLRERVKKAGEGKYENGVYTVNDLVKDINVKSQAQQAKVLHEIQYLMSIYQYKMLSGNNDQEPIK, encoded by the coding sequence ATGAAAAAGATTGTCTTGCATATTTTCTTATTGCTGGTATCCCAGCTTTCATGGGCGCAGAAAAGTATCACCATCGATGAATGCTGGCAAAAAGCGCGGGAGAACTATCCCCTGATCAGGCAACACGGTTTGGTCGATCTTTCGGAACGATATACGGTTTCAAACATAGGTAAGATCTGGTTGCCCCAGATATCAGTTAATGCGCAGGCTTCCTACCAGTCGGATGTGGTGCATCTTCCGGTCGATATTCCCGGTATGGATATTCCGGTGATCGACAAAGACCAGTACAAAGTTACGGTTGACCTCTCACAAACCATTTGGGACGGAGGGACGACCCGTTCAGAGAAGAAAATTACACGGGCAAGCCATGAGGTCGATAAGCAGCAAATCGAAGTATCGCTTTATACAGTCCGTGAAAGGATCGATCAGTTGTTTTTCGGTATCCTGACCATTGATGAGCAATTGAAGCAATTGGATATCCTTAATGCAGATCTGGATGCAAGTATGAAAGTGGTCACTGCATATCTGCAAAACGGAACAGCCACGTCTTCTGATGTGGATGCGGTACGTGTGGAACTGCTCAATACGGAACAGAGGAGAACGGAGCTGATTTCATCCCGGAAGGCTTATGCCGGAATGTTGTCAGCCATGATCAACGAAACGGTGGGTGAGGATATGGAGCTTGTTAAACCTGTGGAGACATCTATTCAGTATTCATCTTCCATCCGGCGGCCGGAAATGTTATTGTATGCCAGTCAGGGAGAATTATTTCAGGCGCAGGAACATATGATCAATGTAAAAAATATGCCCAGATTTTCACTATTTTTACAAGGTGGTTACGGAAAGCCGGGACTGAATATGCTGGCCAATGAATTTGACTTTTTCTATATCGGTGGAATCCGATTTAGCTGGAACTTTGGTAACCTATATTCATCCAGAAATGACAGGAACCTTATTTCCTTCCGGAAAAATATGATTCTTGCACAACAGGAGACATTCGTATTTAATACCAACCTGAAACTGACCCAGGTTTATCATGAAATACAGAAAGCAAAAGAATTGATGGAACGCGATGATGAAATCATTCTTTTACGTGAGCGGGTGAAAAAAGCAGGGGAAGGAAAGTATGAAAACGGAGTATATACCGTTAACGATCTGGTAAAAGATATTAATGTAAAGAGCCAGGCACAACAGGCCAAAGTTTTACATGAGATACAATACCTGATGAGTATTTATCAGTACAAAATGTTGTCGGGAAATAACGATCAAGAACCAATAAAATGA